In the genome of Streptomyces aquilus, the window TGTTGCGGTAGCGCTTCACCTGAACGACGATCTTGCCGCCCCGTATGGGCGTGGGATCAACGGCATCAACATCCACGCCACCGTCGTTCGAGCGTTGGGTCGTCACGGCCTGCATCCCCATGGCCCGAAAGAGATCGGCAACAAGAGACTCGAAGGCGATCGGATCCATTTCGTAGAGATCCGGTTCCTCGTCGCCTCCGTGAGCAACGACGCGGTTTCCGACATCCTGCGGTTTGCGGGCAGGACGGACGGGGCCGAGTTGGTCCGGTCGAGTCGCAAGTTGCCCCCGAAGGGCGTCAGTCAAGCAACTGACCGCCTCCACCTGCTCCAAGTGCAACCCGGTGAACACGGATCGCTGCGCCATCGCAGTCGCCAGGTAGATGTGCGCTAGTCGTCCCGTCGCCGGATCGTGGTCGTCCACGAACCCGTTCAACGCCACGGACTCCAATGCGTTGAACTCATCCGCCGCGAATAGTTCATGCAACACGAGCAGCATGCACTGCGCGAGAACCTCGCGGTACAACGCGCGACGCTGGCCCGCAGGACGTGGCGTTTCCTTGTCCTGATCAATAGACGCCATGTACCGCACCGACTTCGCCTCAGGGACAATCCCGTATCCCGGCAACTCCCAGTCGAGCACCAGTTGTCGTGCCCCCGGGTCGTAAGCCGCCGCAACCTGCCGGGGGAACCCTTCGGGCCAAGCCGTCGACGAGTAGAGGGCCGCCGTGAAGTATTCGACGACCGAACCCGGCTCCCTTTGCCGAACCCCTTCGGTCACCTCGGTGATGCCAGCGTTGTACCGACGCACCTCCGACCGCTGCGCCTCCGCCCACTGCTCGTATTGACGCTGCTGGGCGGCTAACTGCTGCTGCCGTTGAGCCTCAGCGGCCTGCGCCGCATGCCAGTCACGCTCAAAACGGGCACGCGCTTCGGCCTCTGCATGCGCACGTCGACTCGCGGTCCACCCGCCCTGGGCCTGGTACTGATTCGGGTCCGGCATGGGCACGGGCACTGCCAGTGGCCCCGGCGAGAAGGGTTGCAGCGCTTCGGAGCGCATCAACGAAGCCGCCCTGAAGGCCGGGGCCCGGCAACCGGCAGCAAGCACACCTTGCAGCGACGCGACCTGTGCGTCCAACTCCTCGGTGCGCTGCCTTGCCTCTGCTTGCCGATACTCGCGATGAGCCTGCGCAGTATGTCGCTGGTAGGCACGCGCTTGTCTCGCCCGCTCCCGCTGCTGTCTGGCCTCAGCCTCCAGCTGCCGCTGTTGCTGACGTTGCATATCAGCCCAGACGCCAACAAAACCGCTAGAACGACGACTCATGCGCTGCAAGCCCTCCCCAGGACGTCGGCACCGCCGACCAGAGCTCTGGTTGCCCCCACAACCAGGAGTGATGAGACGACTGTATCCAGCAACGGCCGCCTCGCCTACAGACTTGCCAAATGCGACCCACTTCGACTATCCGCGCAGGTCACACCCTTAGAGCGTAACCAAAGGTTCATCAGTCGGCACTGCGGGATCGACACCAAAAGCGATGAGCCCCCTTCCTTAAACGGAAGGAGGCTCAGCAGCTTGCACGGCCGCGTACCCGAGGCCCGGAAAGGTCAGACCCATTCGACTTCAGAATGGATACCCGAGGACCCTCCAGGCTCTGGCAGAGGCGTTCGAGGGCGGCTCTCCAGCATCAGCTGCCGACGACGCGACACGCCAGCGGTGGTGAGCACAGCTGCAATCTCGACCTGGCTCGCCCCCGACAAGGCTTCAACCACCCGGTCAAGCGCCTCGCTCACCTCAGTGGACGTGACCACTAGGCGCCGGCGCAGCGTTCTTGACAGCAAGAGGCAGCAGCTTCTTGCCGGTCGGCCCGATTTGTATAGCCGTGTCCATCTGCGGGCACACGCCGCAGTCGAAGCAGGGCGTCCAGCGGCAGTCGTCGACCTCGGTCTCGTCGAGGGCGTCCTGCCAGTCCTCCCAGAGCCAGTCCTTGTCCAGGCCGGAGTCGAGGTGGTCCCAGGGGAGGACCTCCTCGTAGGTGCGCTCGCGGGTCGTGTACCAGTCGACGTCCACG includes:
- a CDS encoding restriction endonuclease, coding for MSRRSSGFVGVWADMQRQQQRQLEAEARQQRERARQARAYQRHTAQAHREYRQAEARQRTEELDAQVASLQGVLAAGCRAPAFRAASLMRSEALQPFSPGPLAVPVPMPDPNQYQAQGGWTASRRAHAEAEARARFERDWHAAQAAEAQRQQQLAAQQRQYEQWAEAQRSEVRRYNAGITEVTEGVRQREPGSVVEYFTAALYSSTAWPEGFPRQVAAAYDPGARQLVLDWELPGYGIVPEAKSVRYMASIDQDKETPRPAGQRRALYREVLAQCMLLVLHELFAADEFNALESVALNGFVDDHDPATGRLAHIYLATAMAQRSVFTGLHLEQVEAVSCLTDALRGQLATRPDQLGPVRPARKPQDVGNRVVAHGGDEEPDLYEMDPIAFESLVADLFRAMGMQAVTTQRSNDGGVDVDAVDPTPIRGGKIVVQVKRYRNTVPPTAVRDLYGTVQDAGANKGVLVTTAGFGPGSHTFANGKPLELISGGELIDLLHRHGLRGRLGEGGRAAPTRQSVPPSATTPPDDYNVLGMSWSGRVALDVCALVCSGNRVLSDDHFVFFNNQQTPDRSVCALPATAPDKAAIRVSFDSLPENADRFVLVAAVDPEVNPQADLSGFTDACIRLLDPAMAELGRLEVSDGRPGETALVLGSFRRRASGDWDFVLGGKGYTGGLEQLVQDYGIVVE